From Shewanella acanthi:
AGCAATGGCAGCCGCGACGGCCGCTTTACCCTTAGGAGTGTTGGATTCAGCTGCGCTGGTTGTATCAACCACAGTGGTGTCTGATTGCGCCTCTGCCGCCGCTTTTTTCGCGGCAATGCGCGCCATGGCTTCAGCTACTGCATTCTTATCGGTTGATGTCATGCTCGCCTGACGACGTTCTGCAGCCTCTTTTGCCTTGGCTTCGCGGGCCAGCTTTTCAGCTTCAAGACGCTCGATACGCGCCTCGAATCTGTGTTTAGCACGCTCCGCCCGTTGTTTTTCTTCGGCGGCTTGTTTCAATGCAGATTTGGCAATGCGGTAATATTCAACCAGTGGAATATCACTCGGGCACACATAACTGCAGCAACCACACTCAATGCAATCCTTAAGATTAAAGCTTGCGGCCTTATCGTATTCTTCAGCTTTAGCGTGCCAAAACAGTTGTTGGGGTAGTAGCAGTGCGGGGCAGACTGCAGCACATTCGCCGCAGCGGATACAGGCCTTTTCTTCTGGCGTTTCGCCGATTTCAGCAAGGCTTGGCACCAGAATACAGTTAGTGCCCTTTAAGACGGGCACCTTCACCGTCGGCAGGGCGTGTCCCATCATTGGGCCGCCGATAATGACTTTTTGGTCGGCTTCTGCGGTGAAGTCAGTTTGTGCAAGCACATGCTCAACGGGCGTTCCGATTGGTAGCCAATAGTTGCCAGGTTTAGCAACACTTTGGCCTGTGACTGTGACGACGCGTTCGACTAAAGGTTTGCCCAGAGTTACCGCTTGGTGAATCGCAAAGGCGGTACCGACGTTGTGCACCACAATGCCAAGTTTGGCAGGGATGGCACCCGATGGGACTTCTTGTCCGGTGATGATTTGAATAAGCTGTTTTTCACCGCCCGATGGGTATTTAGTTGGGATAACAGTGACCCGAACCGTTGATGTAGGGAGTTCTGACTCCTTAACGGCTTGCTGCATGGCCTTAATGGCTTCAGGTTTGTTATCTTCAATCGCAATGACAATACGCTTTGGTGACAGTAGGCGGTGGATAATACCAATCCCAGAGAGGATATCTTGGCTGTATTCCCGCATTAAGCGGTCGTCGGCGCTGATGTAGGGCTCGCATTCCACGCCGTTGATGATAACGAGTTCAATTTCACTGACAGGATTTAACTTGATATGGCTTGGGAAGGCAGCGCCGCCCATGCCCGCGATACCCGCCTGATGGATTTTAGCCACCATTTGCGCATTGGTAAGGTCATCAATCTGATTCGCGGTTAGCTCACACCATTGATCTTCACCGTCAGCGGCAATGACGCAGGTGTTAACTGGCAGTGCTGAGGCGTGGTTACTGGCTCTAGGTTCAATTGCAACCACTGTGCCCGAGGTTGGCGCATGCACGGGAAGATGCCAAATCGAGGTGCCTTGGGTAAGTGGTGTGCCTTTTAATACCTTCTCGCCGACCTTTACGGCAAGGGTGCAGTTTTCACCGACCTGAGGCACAGGGACAAAATATTCCTGTGCTAAAGGTAATTGGC
This genomic window contains:
- the rsxC gene encoding electron transport complex subunit RsxC, with the translated sequence MLTLLDQLDKGTLWRSLGGIHPPEVKFLSNTTPIGQLPLAQEYFVPVPQVGENCTLAVKVGEKVLKGTPLTQGTSIWHLPVHAPTSGTVVAIEPRASNHASALPVNTCVIAADGEDQWCELTANQIDDLTNAQMVAKIHQAGIAGMGGAAFPSHIKLNPVSEIELVIINGVECEPYISADDRLMREYSQDILSGIGIIHRLLSPKRIVIAIEDNKPEAIKAMQQAVKESELPTSTVRVTVIPTKYPSGGEKQLIQIITGQEVPSGAIPAKLGIVVHNVGTAFAIHQAVTLGKPLVERVVTVTGQSVAKPGNYWLPIGTPVEHVLAQTDFTAEADQKVIIGGPMMGHALPTVKVPVLKGTNCILVPSLAEIGETPEEKACIRCGECAAVCPALLLPQQLFWHAKAEEYDKAASFNLKDCIECGCCSYVCPSDIPLVEYYRIAKSALKQAAEEKQRAERAKHRFEARIERLEAEKLAREAKAKEAAERRQASMTSTDKNAVAEAMARIAAKKAAAEAQSDTTVVDTTSAAESNTPKGKAAVAAAIARAKAKKATLQSGGADTPSNSGTSDSQETDTAEQVDAPSEALSQKDKVAAAIARAKAKKAAQQRQSTHGVEESVSEDTKIANTLAPDEALSSSSEADKKAKVAAAVARAKAKKAAQLVQTQGDETPTISVTSPAGSTVDDTALSPEDAKKAKVAAAVARAKAKKAAQQAETEGAATDLASPQTPEHTDSNTQGASEALISEELSPEDLKKAKVAAAVARAKAKKAAQQATAEEHAEASITVPEASSQVAETVAEVLVENEEATLQTKVEPEAEQSAPIELSAEEAKKAKVALAVARAKAKKAERDAKTAQNEDQQ